A window of the Cicer arietinum cultivar CDC Frontier isolate Library 1 chromosome 6, Cicar.CDCFrontier_v2.0, whole genome shotgun sequence genome harbors these coding sequences:
- the LOC101515365 gene encoding uncharacterized protein isoform X2, with translation MRDFVVNNSSDNKKFKEGKRKNKKENFKSVLGKSDNNDYKNSNNNGNLKKKIDEVSDNEDEFLLEEYESEDEKSQGSSVACKRKASKSSFSSSSEDESHDDDDEEEEEKKLKVYFCSRTHSQLSQFIKELRKTVFADEMGVVSLGSRKNLCINQEVLALGNSTRINERCLELQKKKKNDATKVKNLKVGTGVRRTKASGCPMLRKHKLQKEFRNEVSQQGPLDIEDLANLGRTIGACPYYGSRSMVRRVDLVVLPYQSLLSKSSREALGLNLKSNIVIIDEAHNLADSLINMYDSKITLSQLENVHCCVERYFVRFRNLLGPANRRYIQTLMVLIQAFLRVLLNEKDGKLIEQASEERKTSGFTMTINDFLFELNIDNINLVKLVKYIKESNIMHKVSGYGEKLATLEKVSALNITGEHGEDGSCQSAFQALANMLLSLVNKDSDGRIIISRSSSASFRKQGQGYIKYVMLSAEKIFSEIVDEAHAVVLIGGTLQPIEETRERLFPWLPPNELHFFSCGHIVPPESIMPIAVSRGPTGRSFDFSYSSRSSADMIRELGLLLCNLVTVVPQGIVVFFPSFDYESRVYENWESSGILERITKRKRFFREPRNNMDVESVLKEYKDTIYTPSSVNSEVNQASHTGAVLLAVVGAKLSEGINLSDGMGRCIVMVGLPYASPSDIELLERIKHIDGFRNSKSLENPGFSASYDIYGGDIQDGFGILRSCSHRGKEYYENLCMKAVNQSIGRAIRHINDYAAILLVDTRYASDSSKRSFNHPTTKLPNWIKDRLVSSSKNYGEVHRLLHQFFKLKKTCCQ, from the exons ATGAGAGATTTTGTTGTTAACAATAGCAGTGATAATAAGAAATTCaaagagggaaaaagaaagaataaaaaggaaaattttAAGTCTGTGTTAGGAAAATCTGATAATAATGATTATAAAAACAGTAATAATAATGGTAActtgaagaagaaaattgatGAAGTGAGTGATAATGAAGATGAGTTTTTACTTGAAGAATATGAGAGTGAAGATGAGAAATCTCAGGGTAGTAGTGTAGCATGTAAAAGGAAAGCAAGTAAAAGTAGTTTTAGTTCTTCGAGTGAAGACGAGtctcatgatgatgatgatgaagaggaAGAGGAGAAGAAGTTAAAGGTTTATTTTTGTAGTAGGACGCATTCGCAACTTTCGCAGTTCATAAAGGAGTTGAGGAAGACAGTTTTTGCTGATGAAATGGGTGTTGTTAGTTTAGGTTCAAGGAAAAATCTCTGTATCAATCAAG AAGTACTTGCACTTGGAAACTCCACACGCATAAATGAACGATGCTTGGaacttcaaaagaaaaagaaaaatgatgcTACAAAAGTTAAG AACTTAAAAGTAGGTACGGGAGTACGCAGAACAAAGGCCTCTGGTTGCCCAATGCTTAGAAAAcataaattacaaaaagaatTCAGGAATGAGGTATCTCAACAAGGGCCTTTGGATATTGAAGATCTTGCTAACCTTGGTAGAACTATAGGAGCTTGTCCATATTATGGTTCTAGAAGCATGGTTCGGAGAGTTGATCTTGTGGTCCTACcatatcaatctcttctttcaAAATCATCTCGTGAAGCACTTGGTCTGAATTTGAAATCCAACATTGTTATAATAGACGAGGCTCATAATTTGGCTGATTCACTTATCAACATGTATGACTCCAAAATTACTTTATCACAG CTAGAGAATGTGCATTGCTGTGTAGAGCGGTACTTTGTGAGATTCCGGAACCTTTTGGGACCTGCTAATAGGAGATATATTCAAACTCTGATGGTCCTCATACAAGCATTTCTCCGAGTACTACTCAATGAGAAAGATGGAAAGCTAATAGAACAGGCTTCTGAAGAAAGGAAAACCTCTGGTTTTACTATGACCatcaatgattttttatttgaactAAATATCGACAATATCAACTTGGTCAAATTGGTGAAGTACATAAAGGAAAGTAATATCATGCACAAG GTTAGTGGCTATGGAGAAAAGCTGGCTACATTGGAAAAGGTATCAGCACTTAATATAACAGGGGAACACGGTGAAGATGGAAGCTGTCAGTCTGCTTTCCAGGCATTAGCTAACATGTTGCTATCCCTGGTAAACAAGGACAGTGATGGAAGGATAATAATTTCCAGGTCTAGTTCAGCAAGCTTCAGGAAACAAGGTCAAGgatatattaaatatgtaatgCTCAGTGCAGAGAAGATTTTCTCCGAG ATTGTAGATGAAGCACATGCCGTCGTGTTAATAGGGGGAACACTTCAGCCAATAGAAGAGACAAGGGAGAGACTCTTTCCATGGTTACCACCAAATGAGTTGCATTTCTTTTCTTGTGGTCACATTGTCCCTCCAGAGAGCATTATGCCAATTGCCGTTTCCCGTGGGCCTACTGGCCGCTCCTTTGATTTCAGCTATAGCTCAAGGAGCTCAGCAGACATG ATACGGGAGTTAGGTCTTTTGTTATGCAACTTGGTGACTGTGGTTCCACAAGGAATTGTAGTCTTCTTCCCTTCTTTTGATTATGAAAGTAGAGTCTATGAAAACTGGGAGTCTTCTGGCATCCTCGAAAGGATTACAAAGAGGAAACGTTTCTTTCGAGAGCCTAGAAACAATATGGATGTTGAATCTGTTCTCAAGGAATATAAAGATACCATTTATACTCCATCAAGTGTGAATTCAGAAGTGAACCAAGCATCTCATACTGGTGCTGTACTTCTTGCTGTTGTTGGTGCAAAGTTATCTGAAGGGATCAACCTGAGCGATGGGATGGGTCGATGCATAGTCATGGTTGGTCTGCCATATGCTAGCCCATCTGACATTGAGTTATTGGAGAGGATAAAACACATTGATGGTTTTAGAAATTCAAAGTCCCTTGAAAATCCTGGATTTTCTGCTAGTTATGATATATATGGTGGAGATATACAAGATGGTTTCGGCATATTAAGAAGTTGCAGTCACAGGGGAAAAGAGTATTACGAGAATCTCTGCATGAAAGCTGTAAATCAATCAATAG GTAGAGCAATTCGTCACATCAATGACTATGCAGCTATTTTATTGGTTGACACAAGGTATGCGTCTGATTCCTCAAAACGGAGCTTTAACCACCCAACCACCAAGCTCCCCAACTGGATAAAAGACCGTCTTGTTTCTTCTTCCAAAAACTATGGGGAAGTGCATAGGTTGCTGCATcaattttttaaactcaaaaagaCATGTTGCCAATAG
- the LOC101515365 gene encoding uncharacterized protein isoform X1 — MHNRKSKMDNNLNNEEQNPNFTAFPFKPYSIQIDFMNALYQSLNQGGVSMLESPTGTGKTMSVICSALQWVIDRRQRQEEEDAVGSVVGKNQASDDEPDWMRDFVVNNSSDNKKFKEGKRKNKKENFKSVLGKSDNNDYKNSNNNGNLKKKIDEVSDNEDEFLLEEYESEDEKSQGSSVACKRKASKSSFSSSSEDESHDDDDEEEEEKKLKVYFCSRTHSQLSQFIKELRKTVFADEMGVVSLGSRKNLCINQEVLALGNSTRINERCLELQKKKKNDATKVKNLKVGTGVRRTKASGCPMLRKHKLQKEFRNEVSQQGPLDIEDLANLGRTIGACPYYGSRSMVRRVDLVVLPYQSLLSKSSREALGLNLKSNIVIIDEAHNLADSLINMYDSKITLSQLENVHCCVERYFVRFRNLLGPANRRYIQTLMVLIQAFLRVLLNEKDGKLIEQASEERKTSGFTMTINDFLFELNIDNINLVKLVKYIKESNIMHKVSGYGEKLATLEKVSALNITGEHGEDGSCQSAFQALANMLLSLVNKDSDGRIIISRSSSASFRKQGQGYIKYVMLSAEKIFSEIVDEAHAVVLIGGTLQPIEETRERLFPWLPPNELHFFSCGHIVPPESIMPIAVSRGPTGRSFDFSYSSRSSADMIRELGLLLCNLVTVVPQGIVVFFPSFDYESRVYENWESSGILERITKRKRFFREPRNNMDVESVLKEYKDTIYTPSSVNSEVNQASHTGAVLLAVVGAKLSEGINLSDGMGRCIVMVGLPYASPSDIELLERIKHIDGFRNSKSLENPGFSASYDIYGGDIQDGFGILRSCSHRGKEYYENLCMKAVNQSIGRAIRHINDYAAILLVDTRYASDSSKRSFNHPTTKLPNWIKDRLVSSSKNYGEVHRLLHQFFKLKKTCCQ; from the exons ATGCATAATCGAAAATCGAAAATGGATAACAATCTTAACAATGAAGaacaaaaccctaatttcacaGCTTTCCCTTTCAAACCGTATTCtatccaaatcgatttcatGAACGCACTCTATCAATCTCTCAATCAAGGTGGCGTCTCCATGTTAGAAAGCCCAACCG GTACTGGGAAAACAATGAGTGTTATTTGTAGTGCATTGCAGTGGGTGATTGATCGACGGCAGCggcaagaagaagaagatgctGTAGGGTCTGTGGTTGGGAAGAATCAAGCTTCAGATGATGAACCTGATTGGATGAGAGATTTTGTTGTTAACAATAGCAGTGATAATAAGAAATTCaaagagggaaaaagaaagaataaaaaggaaaattttAAGTCTGTGTTAGGAAAATCTGATAATAATGATTATAAAAACAGTAATAATAATGGTAActtgaagaagaaaattgatGAAGTGAGTGATAATGAAGATGAGTTTTTACTTGAAGAATATGAGAGTGAAGATGAGAAATCTCAGGGTAGTAGTGTAGCATGTAAAAGGAAAGCAAGTAAAAGTAGTTTTAGTTCTTCGAGTGAAGACGAGtctcatgatgatgatgatgaagaggaAGAGGAGAAGAAGTTAAAGGTTTATTTTTGTAGTAGGACGCATTCGCAACTTTCGCAGTTCATAAAGGAGTTGAGGAAGACAGTTTTTGCTGATGAAATGGGTGTTGTTAGTTTAGGTTCAAGGAAAAATCTCTGTATCAATCAAG AAGTACTTGCACTTGGAAACTCCACACGCATAAATGAACGATGCTTGGaacttcaaaagaaaaagaaaaatgatgcTACAAAAGTTAAG AACTTAAAAGTAGGTACGGGAGTACGCAGAACAAAGGCCTCTGGTTGCCCAATGCTTAGAAAAcataaattacaaaaagaatTCAGGAATGAGGTATCTCAACAAGGGCCTTTGGATATTGAAGATCTTGCTAACCTTGGTAGAACTATAGGAGCTTGTCCATATTATGGTTCTAGAAGCATGGTTCGGAGAGTTGATCTTGTGGTCCTACcatatcaatctcttctttcaAAATCATCTCGTGAAGCACTTGGTCTGAATTTGAAATCCAACATTGTTATAATAGACGAGGCTCATAATTTGGCTGATTCACTTATCAACATGTATGACTCCAAAATTACTTTATCACAG CTAGAGAATGTGCATTGCTGTGTAGAGCGGTACTTTGTGAGATTCCGGAACCTTTTGGGACCTGCTAATAGGAGATATATTCAAACTCTGATGGTCCTCATACAAGCATTTCTCCGAGTACTACTCAATGAGAAAGATGGAAAGCTAATAGAACAGGCTTCTGAAGAAAGGAAAACCTCTGGTTTTACTATGACCatcaatgattttttatttgaactAAATATCGACAATATCAACTTGGTCAAATTGGTGAAGTACATAAAGGAAAGTAATATCATGCACAAG GTTAGTGGCTATGGAGAAAAGCTGGCTACATTGGAAAAGGTATCAGCACTTAATATAACAGGGGAACACGGTGAAGATGGAAGCTGTCAGTCTGCTTTCCAGGCATTAGCTAACATGTTGCTATCCCTGGTAAACAAGGACAGTGATGGAAGGATAATAATTTCCAGGTCTAGTTCAGCAAGCTTCAGGAAACAAGGTCAAGgatatattaaatatgtaatgCTCAGTGCAGAGAAGATTTTCTCCGAG ATTGTAGATGAAGCACATGCCGTCGTGTTAATAGGGGGAACACTTCAGCCAATAGAAGAGACAAGGGAGAGACTCTTTCCATGGTTACCACCAAATGAGTTGCATTTCTTTTCTTGTGGTCACATTGTCCCTCCAGAGAGCATTATGCCAATTGCCGTTTCCCGTGGGCCTACTGGCCGCTCCTTTGATTTCAGCTATAGCTCAAGGAGCTCAGCAGACATG ATACGGGAGTTAGGTCTTTTGTTATGCAACTTGGTGACTGTGGTTCCACAAGGAATTGTAGTCTTCTTCCCTTCTTTTGATTATGAAAGTAGAGTCTATGAAAACTGGGAGTCTTCTGGCATCCTCGAAAGGATTACAAAGAGGAAACGTTTCTTTCGAGAGCCTAGAAACAATATGGATGTTGAATCTGTTCTCAAGGAATATAAAGATACCATTTATACTCCATCAAGTGTGAATTCAGAAGTGAACCAAGCATCTCATACTGGTGCTGTACTTCTTGCTGTTGTTGGTGCAAAGTTATCTGAAGGGATCAACCTGAGCGATGGGATGGGTCGATGCATAGTCATGGTTGGTCTGCCATATGCTAGCCCATCTGACATTGAGTTATTGGAGAGGATAAAACACATTGATGGTTTTAGAAATTCAAAGTCCCTTGAAAATCCTGGATTTTCTGCTAGTTATGATATATATGGTGGAGATATACAAGATGGTTTCGGCATATTAAGAAGTTGCAGTCACAGGGGAAAAGAGTATTACGAGAATCTCTGCATGAAAGCTGTAAATCAATCAATAG GTAGAGCAATTCGTCACATCAATGACTATGCAGCTATTTTATTGGTTGACACAAGGTATGCGTCTGATTCCTCAAAACGGAGCTTTAACCACCCAACCACCAAGCTCCCCAACTGGATAAAAGACCGTCTTGTTTCTTCTTCCAAAAACTATGGGGAAGTGCATAGGTTGCTGCATcaattttttaaactcaaaaagaCATGTTGCCAATAG
- the LOC101515365 gene encoding uncharacterized protein isoform X3: protein MHNRKSKMDNNLNNEEQNPNFTAFPFKPYSIQIDFMNALYQSLNQGGVSMLESPTGTGKTMSVICSALQWVIDRRQRQEEEDAVGSVVGKNQASDDEPDWMRDFVVNNSSDNKKFKEGKRKNKKENFKSVLGKSDNNDYKNSNNNGNLKKKIDEVSDNEDEFLLEEYESEDEKSQGSSVACKRKASKSSFSSSSEDESHDDDDEEEEEKKLKVYFCSRTHSQLSQFIKELRKTVFADEMGVVSLGSRKNLCINQEVLALGNSTRINERCLELQKKKKNDATKVKNLKVGTGVRRTKASGCPMLRKHKLQKEFRNEVSQQGPLDIEDLANLGRTIGACPYYGSRSMVRRVDLVVLPYQSLLSKSSREALGLNLKSNIVIIDEAHNLADSLINMYDSKITLSQLENVHCCVERYFVRFRNLLGPANRRYIQTLMVLIQAFLRVLLNEKDGKLIEQASEERKTSGFTMTINDFLFELNIDNINLVKLVKYIKESNIMHKVSGYGEKLATLEKVSALNITGEHGEDGSCQSAFQALANMLLSLVNKDSDGRIIISRSSSASFRKQGQGYIKYVMLSAEKIFSEIVDEAHAVVLIGGTLQPIEETRERLFPWLPPNELHFFSCGHIVPPESIMPIAVSRGPTGRSFDFSYSSRSSADMIRELGLLLCNLVTVVPQGIVVFFPSFDYESRVYENWESSGILERITKRKRFFREPRNNMDVESVLKEYKDTIYTPSSVNSEVNQASHTGAVLLAVVGAKLSEGINLSDGMGRCIVMVGLPYASPSDIELLERIKHIDGFRNSKSLENPGFSASYDIYGGDIQDGFGILRSCSHRGKEYYENLCMKAVNQSIGRAIRHINDYAAILLVDTRYASDSSKRSFNHPTTKLPNWIKDRLVSSSKNYGEVHRLLHQFFKLKKTCSTPFQSITTMLHLRKTIHKTKSFFHKSLKNFKSFFSGGYQKLPRSLSFNLSSLCSIDNTKAYTSDQFYNEFYDLLQSDLSTMKMFGNNNNNISKSKERAMEDASCDKNFMCLAKQSSQKRSHEVEAKTKMNEGSSQSQKEDLSSQNMKKGAHVLAQKMKELDMMDAGDLEHVLDIEEALHYYSRLKSPVYLDIVDKFFMDINSEFIVPKPSVSFKSSREKLGPIQLRKR from the exons ATGCATAATCGAAAATCGAAAATGGATAACAATCTTAACAATGAAGaacaaaaccctaatttcacaGCTTTCCCTTTCAAACCGTATTCtatccaaatcgatttcatGAACGCACTCTATCAATCTCTCAATCAAGGTGGCGTCTCCATGTTAGAAAGCCCAACCG GTACTGGGAAAACAATGAGTGTTATTTGTAGTGCATTGCAGTGGGTGATTGATCGACGGCAGCggcaagaagaagaagatgctGTAGGGTCTGTGGTTGGGAAGAATCAAGCTTCAGATGATGAACCTGATTGGATGAGAGATTTTGTTGTTAACAATAGCAGTGATAATAAGAAATTCaaagagggaaaaagaaagaataaaaaggaaaattttAAGTCTGTGTTAGGAAAATCTGATAATAATGATTATAAAAACAGTAATAATAATGGTAActtgaagaagaaaattgatGAAGTGAGTGATAATGAAGATGAGTTTTTACTTGAAGAATATGAGAGTGAAGATGAGAAATCTCAGGGTAGTAGTGTAGCATGTAAAAGGAAAGCAAGTAAAAGTAGTTTTAGTTCTTCGAGTGAAGACGAGtctcatgatgatgatgatgaagaggaAGAGGAGAAGAAGTTAAAGGTTTATTTTTGTAGTAGGACGCATTCGCAACTTTCGCAGTTCATAAAGGAGTTGAGGAAGACAGTTTTTGCTGATGAAATGGGTGTTGTTAGTTTAGGTTCAAGGAAAAATCTCTGTATCAATCAAG AAGTACTTGCACTTGGAAACTCCACACGCATAAATGAACGATGCTTGGaacttcaaaagaaaaagaaaaatgatgcTACAAAAGTTAAG AACTTAAAAGTAGGTACGGGAGTACGCAGAACAAAGGCCTCTGGTTGCCCAATGCTTAGAAAAcataaattacaaaaagaatTCAGGAATGAGGTATCTCAACAAGGGCCTTTGGATATTGAAGATCTTGCTAACCTTGGTAGAACTATAGGAGCTTGTCCATATTATGGTTCTAGAAGCATGGTTCGGAGAGTTGATCTTGTGGTCCTACcatatcaatctcttctttcaAAATCATCTCGTGAAGCACTTGGTCTGAATTTGAAATCCAACATTGTTATAATAGACGAGGCTCATAATTTGGCTGATTCACTTATCAACATGTATGACTCCAAAATTACTTTATCACAG CTAGAGAATGTGCATTGCTGTGTAGAGCGGTACTTTGTGAGATTCCGGAACCTTTTGGGACCTGCTAATAGGAGATATATTCAAACTCTGATGGTCCTCATACAAGCATTTCTCCGAGTACTACTCAATGAGAAAGATGGAAAGCTAATAGAACAGGCTTCTGAAGAAAGGAAAACCTCTGGTTTTACTATGACCatcaatgattttttatttgaactAAATATCGACAATATCAACTTGGTCAAATTGGTGAAGTACATAAAGGAAAGTAATATCATGCACAAG GTTAGTGGCTATGGAGAAAAGCTGGCTACATTGGAAAAGGTATCAGCACTTAATATAACAGGGGAACACGGTGAAGATGGAAGCTGTCAGTCTGCTTTCCAGGCATTAGCTAACATGTTGCTATCCCTGGTAAACAAGGACAGTGATGGAAGGATAATAATTTCCAGGTCTAGTTCAGCAAGCTTCAGGAAACAAGGTCAAGgatatattaaatatgtaatgCTCAGTGCAGAGAAGATTTTCTCCGAG ATTGTAGATGAAGCACATGCCGTCGTGTTAATAGGGGGAACACTTCAGCCAATAGAAGAGACAAGGGAGAGACTCTTTCCATGGTTACCACCAAATGAGTTGCATTTCTTTTCTTGTGGTCACATTGTCCCTCCAGAGAGCATTATGCCAATTGCCGTTTCCCGTGGGCCTACTGGCCGCTCCTTTGATTTCAGCTATAGCTCAAGGAGCTCAGCAGACATG ATACGGGAGTTAGGTCTTTTGTTATGCAACTTGGTGACTGTGGTTCCACAAGGAATTGTAGTCTTCTTCCCTTCTTTTGATTATGAAAGTAGAGTCTATGAAAACTGGGAGTCTTCTGGCATCCTCGAAAGGATTACAAAGAGGAAACGTTTCTTTCGAGAGCCTAGAAACAATATGGATGTTGAATCTGTTCTCAAGGAATATAAAGATACCATTTATACTCCATCAAGTGTGAATTCAGAAGTGAACCAAGCATCTCATACTGGTGCTGTACTTCTTGCTGTTGTTGGTGCAAAGTTATCTGAAGGGATCAACCTGAGCGATGGGATGGGTCGATGCATAGTCATGGTTGGTCTGCCATATGCTAGCCCATCTGACATTGAGTTATTGGAGAGGATAAAACACATTGATGGTTTTAGAAATTCAAAGTCCCTTGAAAATCCTGGATTTTCTGCTAGTTATGATATATATGGTGGAGATATACAAGATGGTTTCGGCATATTAAGAAGTTGCAGTCACAGGGGAAAAGAGTATTACGAGAATCTCTGCATGAAAGCTGTAAATCAATCAATAG GTAGAGCAATTCGTCACATCAATGACTATGCAGCTATTTTATTGGTTGACACAAGGTATGCGTCTGATTCCTCAAAACGGAGCTTTAACCACCCAACCACCAAGCTCCCCAACTGGATAAAAGACCGTCTTGTTTCTTCTTCCAAAAACTATGGGGAAGTGCATAGGTTGCTGCATcaattttttaaactcaaaaagaCATGTT CCACACCTTTCCAAAGTATAACCACAATGCTGCATCTAAGAAAAACCATTCATAAGACAAAAAGTTTCTTTCACAAAAGCCTAAAAAATTTCAAGTCTTTTTTCTCTGGAGGGTACCAAAAACTTCCTAGATCACTTTCCTTCAATCTATCATCCCTTTGTAGCATAGACAACACAAAAGCTTACACAAGTGATCAATTCTACAATGAGTTCTATGATCTCTTGCAATCTGATCTCAGCACAATGAAGATGTTTggtaacaacaacaacaacatatcaaaatcaaaagagCGTGCAATGGAAGATGCATCATGTGATAAAAACTTCATGTGTTTAGCCAAGCAAAGTTCACAAAAGAGAAGTCATGAAGTCGAAGCAAAGACGAAGATGAATGAAGGTAGCTCGCAATCACAAAAGGAGGATTTGAGTTCACAAAACATGAAGAAAGGAGCACACGTCTTAGCACAGAAGATGAAGGAATTGGATATGATGGATGCAGGTGACCTTGAACATGTACTAGACATAGAAGAAGCGCTTCACTATTATTCGCGCCTTAAAAGTCCGGTTTATTTAGACATTGTGGACAAGTTTTTCATGGACATAAACTCAGAGTTTATTGTTCCAAAGCCTTCTGTCAGCTTCAAAAGCTCAAGGGAAAAACTTGGCCCAATTCAGTTACGTAAAAGATAA